The Desulfobacterales bacterium nucleotide sequence CCCTTCTCATCTGGCGGGCTTCCCATCATAAATGTTCCGGGTTTTATATACACAAATTTTTGGCCTATGCTGTTTGTAAACGATGGGTAGTCTTCTGTTATTATCTTTGGCTCTTCCTTAATTACAACCGGAGGGATTACATTCTTTCTTTCAAGGTTTATATTTAATGTTTTATCTTCCCCTCCTTTTAAATATACTCTTAAACTTTTTGATTTATACTCATTCGCTGAAATTTCTATACTATATTCTCCTGGTAATAATGACATTCCATTAGAAAAAGATGAAATACCTGAAACCTTTACTCTCGCATTCGAAGGCTCTACATCTACCGACAATTTTCCATATAGTTTTGATAGTCTTGCATACACTTTATTATTAAGTCCAGCTTCTACACTAATATATTGCTCAAAAGACTCATACCCTTCTTTTATTACTACTATTCTATAATTACCTGCTTTTATATTATAATTTTTAACCGGAGTATTGCCTGCAAACACACCGTCTATCCTTACTTCTGCTCCCGTTACATCACTTTCTACCGTTACTGTTGTTGAAATTTCCGATTTATCTATAAAATAAAAACTCTCTGTTAAAGAAGTAGCTTCCCAAGGAATCTGTTGTTTACCAGACTCATCTATAACTGTTGACCTAACTCTTTCAAACATGTCTAATATTTTAATATCTGGAGTTTTAATATGTTGCAAAATAGCAGAAGTATAAAGCCCATTATTTCCTTTAATATTAGAGTCAGAGGCTGTTTTACCGGGCGAAGTTGCATAAGCAATTAATGAACCTGATGGAGCATTCATAAACGCCAACCCTTTTCCTTCTGTTCCTCTGTTCCAACTGCGTTCAAAAGGATTATTACGGCAAGCATCTAAAATTACAATGTTAATCTTTGTCTCAGCTTTTTCCATTTTACTCAAAACTCTATCTGCCCTCACGCAATCGTAATCTACTGCATCCTCTCCCTCCAATTCAACGTCAATGGGAATAAGATAATTATTTCCTCCAACCTGAACCCCATGTCCTGCATAAAAAAATAATCCTACATCATAATTTTTAAGATTTCTTCCAAATTCGTCTATTACTTTTTTCATTTTTTTTTGATTGCAATTTTCATATTTGACTACATCAAATCCTATTTCTTTTAAAACTGCTTCCATAGAATTGGCGTCATTTACAGAATTTTTAAGAGGAGCTTTTATGTAATCACTATTCCCTATAATAATAGCGTATCGATTCAACTCATTTTTTTTTCCGATATTTTCCGCCCTAACTATATCTCTATTTAAAGTTCCATTGTAAGAATCAGAAGAAGAAGACGAAAATGAAGAAGAACGAGTACCACAAGCCAAAACTCCTATCATGATAAACAAAATAGAAACCAAATATTTAAGGTATTGCTTTGGTAAAAAAACTGTAGAATTTAACATAACTATACATTCCTAAATAATTAAAAATGACATATAATTATCATTTTAAGATTTAAAATTTTGTCTAAGGCTATATTTTTAGCCTTAGATAGATGAATGATATATCAGATTTTATGAAATCATCTCTACTTCTGATAATAGTATATTTAATGTTTTAGCTATCTCTTCGTTTGAATGTCCTATTTTTTTAAAGGCTAAAATTGAACGTCTCTTAATATTTTCTTTTTCCTGTTTTTCTCGTTCTTTTTCCTGTCTTTCTCGTTCTTT carries:
- a CDS encoding SUMF1/EgtB/PvdO family nonheme iron enzyme — translated: MLNSTVFLPKQYLKYLVSILFIMIGVLACGTRSSSFSSSSSDSYNGTLNRDIVRAENIGKKNELNRYAIIIGNSDYIKAPLKNSVNDANSMEAVLKEIGFDVVKYENCNQKKMKKVIDEFGRNLKNYDVGLFFYAGHGVQVGGNNYLIPIDVELEGEDAVDYDCVRADRVLSKMEKAETKINIVILDACRNNPFERSWNRGTEGKGLAFMNAPSGSLIAYATSPGKTASDSNIKGNNGLYTSAILQHIKTPDIKILDMFERVRSTVIDESGKQQIPWEATSLTESFYFIDKSEISTTVTVESDVTGAEVRIDGVFAGNTPVKNYNIKAGNYRIVVIKEGYESFEQYISVEAGLNNKVYARLSKLYGKLSVDVEPSNARVKVSGISSFSNGMSLLPGEYSIEISANEYKSKSLRVYLKGGEDKTLNINLERKNVIPPVVIKEEPKIITEDYPSFTNSIGQKFVYIKPGTFMMGSPPDEKGRYSNEVQHQVTLTKGFYMQTTEVTQGQWKAVMGNNNPSYFKDCGDDCPVEQVSWNDCQDFIKKLNQMEGKDYRLPTEAEWEYAARAGSTTAFSFGDCLSTSQANYDGNYPLENCPNGEYRVKTIAVESFLPNAWGLYDMHGNVYEWCSDWYGSYSSSAVVDPTGASTGSYRVIRGGRCYSLAQYCRSADRSYGSPSARNYGLGARLARTP